A stretch of DNA from Bactrocera neohumeralis isolate Rockhampton chromosome 6, APGP_CSIRO_Bneo_wtdbg2-racon-allhic-juicebox.fasta_v2, whole genome shotgun sequence:
gccaTAATTGTCcgttctgaataatttgttcggcGATTGTACAGTTGCCTTGAGCAAGAATCCAcgccaaatttcgggaagatgtccatacaaagacttgattttaatcaatcagtttgtttgatagctataagctatagtgatccgatctgaactatttgtTCGGAGCTTAcagcgttgccttggacaataatccacgCCAAATTTGTACCAAAATATGATGcaggaaatattttcaaaagataaatattttttttgaatatttgaacaCCCTATATTAGGCACCCAAGgccatacatttgtatgtacatatgtatgtgcaaaaatTTCTACAACTCGTTATTTCAGGAAATTGCGTGGTTgtgaattttcttttaattatttcaattatgtttgtaaatacttaatgttttattacaaatatttttggttttttttaatttttttttaatattgttaaatttttttattatttatttttttttcaaatacatattttattatttagttttttataatgtggatttttttatatttaattttttgtattttttaacataatttttttattgcaaatatttgtttttatatttttttataattgttttttataattttctttttttaatatttagtttattttttatacttaattttttaatatttgtttgttttttttatatttacttatttttttttttaaatcgaacaaatacaatttttatacagtTTCTATTTTCACTATGTTtttattcacatattaaatatgatttttcttATACCAAAAtgtttccaaataatttttacgTAATTACCATTTagagttttttaatatttagtatctttctaatatataatttttttacacatttaaattttaatgcttttatttgttttttttttaatattcttttttttttaatttttactaaactgtaaaaatttattttatattttttttaatatttaatatttttgtggtaaacaatttttttttaataatttttcttaaaattaaattagttcacataataaatataatttgtgtcataccagtttttttttaatttatttttcagcaaatatgtttttttatttaggttttttttagaaattatgtttctttgtaatttttgttttttatattggaagtttttatatttttttttatatattatttatttttttatttatatttattttttttattttttttttttttttttgatatttattttctttatattaatttttttatatttaattttttgtttgcaattagttttttttttcaatttttcttctaCTGTAAAAATCGCACAAACACAATTTTTACACGTATTCCATGCAGACTTctatttttattcacataactATGATTtctttttgtgccaaatttattttacaacaatcaattattttagaaaccatatacattttttttattcatttaaattttgttaaaaatccttACCATCCTGTCCGTTATCCTTTGCGTTTGCGCTCCCGTGGCTTGTAAATCCACATAATCTGTAAGCGTAAAGATTAGCCAAGTGCGCTAGTTTAACTGCTAAGGcaaccaaatacatatgtatgtatgtatgtacaagtctTAGAGGTAAATATTGCTGCGTAAAAATCATTCacgcattttatttaaataatttcatcatTTGTAGCATAAAGCATACaatttattgcatacttttttactttttcttttcaagtaaattttgtcataattctTTTTGTAATTCGTATGTGTAAAatgctatttatttgtatacatgtgcatatatgtacatacatatattttatgtacatatgtacgtaagtgGACTGTGTTGTtgctacaaaaatttattagaaagaaatataaaaagtaatctagtgtttaattttgtaaacaaatattatttatttagttgccTAACACACGGTCcagtttttggtttatttttatttatgtatttatttttccatttatcaatattattatttttgtgcgCTCATTTGCACACTAACAACTACAAATGAAATACTAatataatctttctttttttttcaaaatttcttttgtctTCTGTAGGTATTTTACGCTACAAAGTGGACTTCCAGAGTATGCAACTCGAAGAAGATGGGAATGATTACTTCGACATAGATGACTATTAgacaattattgttttttgttttttttttttatacttaaaaaaattttcttccatttgcaaaaataatgaaaaatatatttaaatttaaaagaacaatatattaaaaaaacaacatcCACTTCCAATACAAGCGTACTCTGCTGACATCACAAAGTGAAACAGCGTGCGAATATTCATCGAATTGTTGATGTCAAAagataattgttaaaaatcatcgaaaatatagtagtatatatatatgtatgtaactaagaagaaaaacataaaaaattcccCAATCCAGAAGACTCATAGCAAGCAATACCTCAAATGGAAGTAGCGTGCCGTATAATGCCAGCAAATCGGTAAAACAACATTGTAGCGTACAACCAACACCGCGCAAGAATCTTATTTCAAGAGCACTCTACTACGCATGGACATGAACCGGGACCAACAACCACAACCATTGTGGTAAAATAAATCGGAAAGTTTCGTcggtgcatatacatatgtatgtggatacATTTACGCTACTACATATGGTTTATTACTGGCCTGCGTCCTGCTGTCGTTCAAAGAGTTCATTGTGCACACAAACCCACACACGAAACTACATTGCGCTTCGTCTACCTGTCTGTCTGTTACTGCCTGCAAAGCAGACGTCACGTTTTCGACGTCAGCAAAGCATTTTTTGCGTCTAACAGCATTTTGGATtctatgcaaataaattataaacaaaaaataatatgtttaacaatttaatttgcgaagaaaataattttgttaattaaaacaaaaaacggatgtaatttatatacacatatacaacaatatagaaatatacagaattagaaaaggcaaaaaaaaaaccatgtataataaaaagaactgctaccaataacaacaaacatatatGAGGAAACAAGAATTTAACGGCTAATAAagttaaaacaaagcaaaaaagctGTCAAGTTGCTGTTAATTCTTTACTTTCTTTtgtatccaaaatttttttaggttataaTACCGATTATGTATAGTAAAGGATAACCCACactgtgttgttgcttttatagtGACTGCAAAAACTGTTGTGGTTGATTTTATAAACTCGATGTATCGTGCTAGCTAAATCGTTGCGCAAAtggattgttgtttttgctgtcgCAACTTATCAACTGCTAGGAGTATAGGTTGGGAAATTGCCAGCTGTTATCAAGGTCATATAATTACGTGGCGAAGGAAATCTTTATCGAAACAAATTGAACTACATGTGTATTTATactagttttgttgttgttatagttaaATTTGTGGAATAGAAACTTATAAATACAAGCTGCAAGGTTGATGGACATGTCAAATGTCAAGGTCACCACGAAGTAAGTTGATTTGCATACACATAGAGGATTGGAGAGCTCACTTACTGCTTCTTGGCTTCAGATGGTCACAACAGCAATATATAATCCTATTATATTGTATAGCTGTTAccataattcaaaaatttcatccCGAATTTCAAATTTAACAAGAAAATTTTAGATTTCCCTATTTATTCACACAGCACCTTCCAAACTGTTAGTCAACAACTCGCTAACTTTTTGACAGAATGATAAGCTCGTTTGCAACCCTGTGTAAATAGAAACAGCTGTTCACTTTGACAATACTTTTATGTTTACATATCGCTGGCGGAGTTCAATTGTtgatatacaaaatttgttttgcactatttaaacgTTTAAATTAGAGCTGcgtaaatttatttgcatacaagtaataaaataaattcttcaACATGGGGCGCGCAGAAGTCGGTACACCGAAGTACCTTGCCAACAAAATGAAGGCGAAAGGTCTGCAGAAGCTCCGCTGGTACTGCCAAATGTGTGAGAAACAGTGCCGTGATGAGAATGGCTTCAAGTGTCACACAATGAGTGAATCACATCAAAGGCAACTCCTGCTGTTCGCCGATTCACCAGGAAAGTTCTTGTTTAGCTTCTCTAAAGAGTTTTCTGATGGGTATATGGAGCTATTGCGACGACGTTTCGGCACTAAGCGTGTCAATGCCAACAAAGTGTATCAGGAGTACATTTCCGTAAAAGATCATATTCACATGAATGCCACACGTTGGCTTACGTTGTCAGACTATGTTAAATGGTTGGGACGTACCGGTCAGGTAATAGCCGATGAAACGGAAAAGGGTTGGTATGTGACTTACATCGATAGGAGTCCCGAAGCAATGGAGCGACAAGCAAAAgcggaaaagaaagaaaaaatggagAAGGATGATGAAGAACGTATGATGGAATTTAttgagaaacaaattgaaaaaacgaaaagtaaaaATGGCGCACAAGAGGATGAAACAGAAAAATATACTGAATTGCGGCGAGAAGAAGAACAGCCATTAAAATTGGATATCAGATTGGAGAAAAAATTCAATCCGGACACAAAATTAGGACCATCTGCCTTGATATTGAAACGACCGAAAACAGAAAGTCGCACCGATAACGACTCGGAAGGCGAGGAGTCCGATGAAATAGAGGAGAAAGTGTTCAAAAAACCCAAAACACCTAAGTTGGATAAAAGGAAGGATAGTAGCAAGGAGAGTAGTAAATCAGCATTAGATGAACTAATTAAAGAGGAGGAAGCGAAAAAAGAACGTGCAAATCGCAAAGATTATTGGTTGCACACAGGCATTGTAGTTAAATTCATTAACAAGGCGATGGGTGATAAATTCTATAAACAAAAAGCTGTGGTGCAAGAAGTGATTGACAAATACCGTGCTAAAATCAAATTCCTAGATACGGGTGATAAGCTGAAAGTTGATCAGGTAAATATGGACAAAGTTAAAAGGTTATAGAAAAAGCAATaaggcaatatttttattttcttcttagGCTCATTTGGAAACCGTTATACCAGCGCTTGATAAACCAATATTGGTGGTAAATGGCGCATATCGTGGCTGTGAAGCTATATTGAAAAGTTTAGATGAACGTAATTACTGTGTTACCATAGAGATTTCACGCGGTCCACTCAAAGGACGAATTGTGGAAAAAATACAATATGAagatatatcaaaaatttattgagcaTAAACGAAGGCATTTCTGTAAATTAAATAGAGTACAATATGCTCAAATGGCATACAGACTACATAAGTTGCTGTTATAACAACTTTCAGAATTTAAAATATctacttgaaatattttatatatttgtaaaaaaaaatactaaaaaattcaatgaaagcatttaaaaaccgagtgaatttgtaaaatatatttatcttcgTAATGTTATTTGTAATGTGTTCGGTGTCACCATGAAGCAATCTTTAAAAAGTCATTCAAATGTACAATAAATTAAAGACATACTCATTTCTCCATAAtctctttttttcttcattttgttataatttactaattttgtcttacataataacaacaacttaaCCATAATGAGTATCAAAAAGCTATACTACTAAAAATAATCGCTATCAGGTACTTGTGCTTAACTTTGCTTTGATAATCTCTTTATTAGTTTGCCGTTTTCCAACCAAGTTTAATATTACTGTAATTCAgggttttttgtttgtattaaaCTATGTTTATGGTTGGCTATGTTAGGCTTGCGATTCGGTGGGTGCAATACCAATATGCTCTAAGGAACGTCGCAAACGTTTCCAAAACTGTTTACGTTCTTCCGGTTTGACTTCACGTCCCTTTGCGCCTGGCCACTTGATATATGTTTTTACCTCCATTAGATATTGTAGTGTTTTCGGACGTTTACTGCGTGGTATGTCTTCAAGAAATACGATAATTAGATGCTCTTTGCTCACCTCGAAAATACTGTAAATAAATGAAGTGAAGTGAGGTTAGAATTTTTTTGCAGTTCTTAGAAGTTTGATCAGTAAACTCACCGATGTTGCGCCAAGTGCATTTCAAATTGACACCAATGGCTCAGCAGAAAATTTGAGGACACAATTAACATTAGAGCTCGCGATCGATCCATGCACGATATAATGTTTTCAAGAACGGCGACACCGATCTGGAAGCAAAAGCAAAaggatacattttattaaataattgttcGGTATTTCTAATATTTGTGACGTTTGGTCAAGTCAAAAGTGCAATGTTGGTTGTTGCTtcgattatttatttttgtaaagaaatcgTGCAACGATTGGGTACTGTATATGGTGACTTTTTTCTCTCGATGACAATTCGGCAGAGTAGGTCTCGATGTGTGTGATTGCACATCGGGAACTACCCCGCCGATTGCGAATTCTGACCTAACGGTTCGGAAGATTCTCGTTCCGTTTTTGGAATTCACAAGATAAATCCTACACCGATCAGATAGAGATGCAAAGTTGCCACAGGACTCTACTATGCTGAATTATTGGACCAACTTAAAGCTGTATTGCAAGTCTGCAAAGACGGGGCTAAGTAACCGGAATGAACACGATTCTATCGCCTCAATGGAGGCTTAACTGAAAGATATCCAGAAAACCAGGTGGAAAAAAGAAGTTGGATCATCTTTGGGTCAACTCTATCGAGCTAAACGGATATTACTTTGAGCAACAAAgtggtatttttccaaaattttcttttataggTTAGGATGTCTGAAAGTATGCGCTTCCAAGTAGTTAAGTCTAGACCTCACACACgcaggacagtcaagaaggaactGTTGAGTTGTTTCCCCCTCatcttctgcagatggcgtctggtaagatacccagccttactgcgtggacaCCTGTACGACAATGGCCCTTTAAAAGCCCCAAAACTAAGGAGAGACTAGCCTTACTGAGTgaaaagagatcactagatctcttgtgATTGGTTTTGGGCCATAAGGCTTTGGCGACaacgcatgtaccgatggtagCCCAGCGCTGGTCAAGATTTCGTGAACTCCAATTATCTAATAGTAGAACACaataggatacgggagcaccgaccagttcccattctaccgattgCGGTTCTAGGGcgccttttcttgctagctcatcagctttacagtttcctgcgattccgccgTGGCCTCGCATCCATgctagtcttatcacaaagacataCGATGCTATTAATAGCGAGGTTAGACACTCTCTGACCAGCCCTCAACGCCCTGTTAATAAGTTCCAAGCTAGTATCGCTGCtttgctatctgagtggatgttAACTTCTCTGAAAGAAGCTGCACTctggagcagtaaatctactgctaccttaatggttgcaacctcggcctggaagacactctaatagtcaggaagtctgaaactggagttgatagagagctacTCACACTAAACCGCTCCACCAATCTTCCTCCCGAGCTTTGACCCATGCGTCAAGAAGCACATTGCTCCCCCTCCTCCAATGGCCACAACTTCATCGCAGGTATATGGGTATAGAGGGAGCCGCCAAAGTTTGGTTTGGAAACCCAGACTCTGAGTTGGATGGCAACTTTCGAAGCCATATGCCTTTCGGCGATGCCCACGCAATATGTGCAAGGTGTGTAGGTGAGATTAGATAGTGTtcggtaaaataaatttttccgcCAGCGTTATCGAAATTGACGCGGTCCCAATATAGTTTCCAGTATTTCTAACTGTTGACTTCATTATATATATAGCTcgaatttattatacatatgtactttccATACCCAAACTTATAATGCGTCCAGgggatattaaaaaatatgtatatattcatctATATCATTTTATTCTACCTCCAATACccaatatactatacatatgtatatcgtttcAACTCACCTGAAAATCTCGCTCGTGCAAGCATATCGATATGTTGCCCGATTCCTCCACATTCGGCAGCAATTCCTCCAACACCCAGTTACGATCACTCTGACAGTAGCTAATGAAAATATCATACACCATATGCGGATCACTCTCGGCCAACTCATTGAACTTGTTCACTTGATCCTTCGTGGCCATGGACATTAAAGCGGCCGACTTCAGCGAcgaataatagtaataaatatgcCAACgcttcatatacaaaaacacGATAAGCAAGGTTAAACCCAACAATGAACAAACCGAGGCGATAACAATAATCCTTAATTTTTGTATGCCGTCTTCAATGATGCTGTCTAATGACATCATCTCACAACTCAATTGCTCGAATTGCATGCGTTGTGTGCCATTAAAGCACCAATAGTCTTCGTCCTCGTAGTCGATCAAACGGAAACGCGGCATTGAGCCATTCCACAAATCGCTAGTATATTCAACAGAGTTCAAGGTGTCGCATTCGTCGTCCGATGCTTCGTATGCTAAACGTAGATAAGCTTTGGGTGTGACCGTGAGCAAACGTTTCGCAGAGCGTCGCAAATAGTAATCATGTAGATTTCCGTAACTTGGTTTTGACGGTTTCTGCGGTAGGTTCTTTAAGACTGCTGACAGTAAGGTTCTAAGTTCAGTTGCATTGTTCTCAGCATTATCCTCAGCGTTGTCTGTGTTATTGGCAGTGTTATCCAATATTATGTCTAGGTTATCGTCGAAGACATTGCCTGCGCACTCGGCCTTTTTATTGTTGAGCACCGCCAAGGCCACCAAATCGCTTAATAAGCAATCACATGCGAAGTTATTCTCGCTTAGACCGAGAAACTCAAGTGTTTTGAAATCATTTAGCATTGCATAATTTAGgatatttatgttgttgttgcgcagATTTAGTACACGCAGCTTGGTGTTGTTACCGAATGATGGCTCATACCAATTGCCGATGTTATTGTAACCCAAATCGATAAATTCCAAATTCTCCAGTGAGCAAAAATAATCCGATGTTAAAGCGTTGATGTTGTTCTTGCTTAAACTAAGTACACGCAATTGTTTAAGTTGGTTCAACCAATGCAGATCTTTCAGATTGGAATCTTCGAAGAACAAGTATTCTAATGTATTCGCAATGCTTTCAAAAGCATCAGCGACGCAATTAAAAGCCGCATGCGGATTACCCGAGAGATCGAGTGCAATCAGACGCGTATTCTTGAATAAAGAATTGTCGAACAACGGAAAGGCCGTAAAACACAAGCTCATCAACTCCAAATCAGGACCAAGTTGTGCGAACGACACAGCGCTGTTGCGTGTTATCTTCGTGTGTGACATATCGAGAAATCTGAGTTTCTTGAGTCCTTTGAAAGTGCCTGCTTGTACGTGCACACCGTAGAGTAAATTCCAGATAGCATCGAGCGTTGGATTTGGCATCTTGGAGTCGAGTTCTAACAAATTAGTGTAGGAAAGATCGAGATATTCCAGTTTGGACAGTAGCTGAAAGGTGTTTTTTGGTATGCTGAGCATTTTGTTACGCGACATAAAAAGTTTATGTATGCCGGTGATGTTACGAAAGACGTCACGATCTACGATTTCGATATTACAGCTGCTTATGTCCAACTCGAGTAGAAGTGGCATCTTCGGGAAGGTAGCCCAAGCGATGCTACTTTCTGTGCGCcagaaaaatgataaaatggaCAATGATAAGAACCagagtaagtatgtatatttgatgtATGTGAAATATTGAGATACATAATAtgattcatatatatacatatataattttctacACAATTCACAAAGCGAAAtatgttttcaagtagttggaagtgAGTTGGCTCAatttgataataagaaaaaatagaaaaccattAGGCGGATGACTTTCCCATTTCAATTAAGAGCGCATACTTGAAGAGCCTTCCTTACAGGTGTCTgtcaaccaatttttcagagta
This window harbors:
- the LOC126763777 gene encoding toll-like receptor 1, translated to MSFALKLALVLLLIHFKLHGLNAATIIYRYKTIISDNGSSNDNNNTNNASNFSKNNYMLFNGNNNTNNAIIEETILYATTTPPTTTYDWQMSDKYLLLSHATNSSNNVSKNNINNTLSVQQTTLLCDNDGKNGSNSCGNGRDVLSDDKNLKQEITNVQQISNINSNNNNETANASSVQFANAEAGLGAQEITTNNSNSLLTAQLQTSKAKNYYQYDLTADVGNNTAERILFEDENAAILENHKFLSATATTQTTTELSPTDEPFEPNVLYGLFRGWDEIVTAHDLVTFLRQYKSELNKTCIMDGVKLLFQWWSFQNGSLNFATLQDQNTKLLSKSYMGMDLSYHDLNNDDKLYNQTLEKQLRIGRNVIVFSASHNNLTQIPFRTLSTINSTLQFLTLKGNNFNSYTQPPQAYEMFDATDLSATTAMLAGIPPFTYRDFIKGIESKIKNQDKSSIAWATFPKMPLLLELDISSCNIEIVDRDVFRNITGIHKLFMSRNKMLSIPKNTFQLLSKLEYLDLSYTNLLELDSKMPNPTLDAIWNLLYGVHVQAGTFKGLKKLRFLDMSHTKITRNSAVSFAQLGPDLELMSLCFTAFPLFDNSLFKNTRLIALDLSGNPHAAFNCVADAFESIANTLEYLFFEDSNLKDLHWLNQLKQLRVLSLSKNNINALTSDYFCSLENLEFIDLGYNNIGNWYEPSFGNNTKLRVLNLRNNNINILNYAMLNDFKTLEFLGLSENNFACDCLLSDLVALAVLNNKKAECAGNVFDDNLDIILDNTANNTDNAEDNAENNATELRTLLSAVLKNLPQKPSKPSYGNLHDYYLRRSAKRLLTVTPKAYLRLAYEASDDECDTLNSVEYTSDLWNGSMPRFRLIDYEDEDYWCFNGTQRMQFEQLSCEMMSLDSIIEDGIQKLRIIVIASVCSLLGLTLLIVFLYMKRWHIYYYYSSLKSAALMSMATKDQVNKFNELAESDPHMVYDIFISYCQSDRNWVLEELLPNVEESGNISICLHERDFQIGVAVLENIISCMDRSRALMLIVSSNFLLSHWCQFEMHLAQHRIFEVSKEHLIIVFLEDIPRSKRPKTLQYLMEVKTYIKWPGAKGREVKPEERKQFWKRLRRSLEHIGIAPTESQA
- the LOC126763793 gene encoding DNA/RNA-binding protein KIN17 is translated as MGRAEVGTPKYLANKMKAKGLQKLRWYCQMCEKQCRDENGFKCHTMSESHQRQLLLFADSPGKFLFSFSKEFSDGYMELLRRRFGTKRVNANKVYQEYISVKDHIHMNATRWLTLSDYVKWLGRTGQVIADETEKGWYVTYIDRSPEAMERQAKAEKKEKMEKDDEERMMEFIEKQIEKTKSKNGAQEDETEKYTELRREEEQPLKLDIRLEKKFNPDTKLGPSALILKRPKTESRTDNDSEGEESDEIEEKVFKKPKTPKLDKRKDSSKESSKSALDELIKEEEAKKERANRKDYWLHTGIVVKFINKAMGDKFYKQKAVVQEVIDKYRAKIKFLDTGDKLKVDQAHLETVIPALDKPILVVNGAYRGCEAILKSLDERNYCVTIEISRGPLKGRIVEKIQYEDISKIY